The Streptomyces sp. DH-12 genome has a window encoding:
- the groES gene encoding co-chaperone GroES — protein MTTASSKVAIKPLEDRIVVQPLDAEQTTASGLVIPDTAKEKPQEGVVLAIGPGRFEDGKRVELDVKVGDVVLYSKYGGTEVKYNGEEYLVLSARDVLAIVEK, from the coding sequence GTGACGACCGCCAGCTCCAAGGTTGCCATCAAGCCGCTCGAGGACCGCATCGTGGTCCAGCCGCTCGACGCCGAGCAGACCACGGCTTCGGGCCTGGTCATTCCGGACACCGCGAAGGAGAAGCCCCAGGAGGGCGTCGTCCTGGCCATCGGTCCGGGCCGCTTCGAGGACGGCAAGCGCGTCGAGCTCGACGTGAAGGTCGGCGACGTCGTTCTGTACAGCAAGTACGGCGGCACCGAGGTCAAGTACAACGGCGAGGAGTACCTCGTCCTCTCGGCTCGCGACGTCCTCGCGATCGTCGAGAAGTAA
- a CDS encoding polysaccharide deacetylase family protein gives MASRAGATASASARAPLPPVVDHVATGDPVVFLTYDDGAERDPRFIDLVRARGLPVSMFLTDSVMGPGYGHFARLRAVGANLQNHTLDHPALPGLPLAAQRAQICGQQRKLAARFGVRPRLFRPPYGRHDTTTLRAAAECGIAAVVLWRVTLEPDGHLTYSHGPHRLRPGDIVSVPSGEAPPLTLAERTTRLLGELEERGLKVGRLEDHVGVMSSPSGA, from the coding sequence GTGGCCTCCCGCGCCGGCGCGACGGCGAGCGCCTCCGCCCGGGCGCCGCTCCCGCCCGTCGTCGACCACGTCGCCACCGGCGACCCGGTCGTCTTCCTCACCTACGACGACGGCGCCGAACGCGACCCCCGCTTCATCGACCTGGTACGCGCACGCGGGCTGCCGGTCAGCATGTTCCTCACCGACAGCGTGATGGGCCCCGGCTACGGCCACTTCGCCCGCCTGCGCGCGGTCGGCGCGAACCTCCAGAACCACACCCTCGACCACCCGGCCCTGCCCGGCCTGCCCCTCGCCGCGCAGCGCGCCCAGATCTGCGGCCAGCAGCGCAAGCTCGCCGCCCGGTTCGGCGTCCGCCCCCGCCTCTTCCGCCCGCCCTACGGCCGCCACGACACCACCACCCTGCGCGCCGCCGCCGAGTGCGGCATCGCCGCGGTGGTCCTGTGGCGCGTGACCCTCGAACCCGACGGTCACCTCACCTACAGCCACGGCCCGCACCGCCTGCGCCCCGGCGACATCGTCTCCGTGCCGTCGGGCGAGGCCCCGCCCCTGACCCTGGCGGAACGCACCACACGGCTGCTCGGGGAGCTGGAGGAGCGGGGCCTGAAGGTGGGCAGGCTGGAGGACCACGTAGGTGTGATGTCCAGCCCGTCCGGCGCCTGA
- a CDS encoding polysaccharide deacetylase family protein, producing MRRAGVRTGLAALALAALASGCGQGSDTVEPAGGRPLQAPPARALDSYATKLRAAQAARAAAAKRWGLEKVPLAAPPPPAKKPRITTRDGFEVDGHERLGLPPVFTTVPVEEKVVFLTIDDGAEKDPEFLRMMTDLRVPYSAFLSDYLVKEDYGYFKDMQERGVALHNHTLRHPYLPALSHAEQKREICGMQDVVEKRYGTRPVLFRPPYGNYDKATLRAAKSCGITHVPLWNEEVFADRWEYREWDRKIRPGDIVLSHFRGRGDWKGTMPDMIRRFLDKVTAEGYAVGRLEDYL from the coding sequence ATGCGGCGGGCGGGGGTGCGGACCGGTCTCGCCGCCCTCGCGCTCGCGGCCCTCGCCTCGGGATGCGGCCAGGGCAGCGACACGGTCGAACCGGCCGGCGGCCGGCCCCTCCAGGCGCCCCCGGCCCGCGCCCTCGACTCCTACGCCACCAAGCTGCGCGCCGCGCAGGCCGCACGGGCCGCCGCGGCGAAGCGCTGGGGGCTGGAGAAGGTCCCGCTGGCCGCGCCGCCGCCCCCGGCGAAGAAGCCGCGCATCACCACCCGGGACGGCTTCGAGGTCGACGGGCACGAACGGCTCGGCCTCCCGCCGGTCTTCACCACCGTCCCGGTCGAGGAGAAGGTCGTCTTCCTCACCATCGACGACGGCGCCGAGAAGGACCCCGAGTTCCTGCGGATGATGACCGACCTGCGGGTGCCGTACAGCGCCTTCCTCAGCGACTACCTGGTCAAGGAGGACTACGGCTACTTCAAGGACATGCAGGAGCGGGGCGTGGCCCTGCACAACCACACCCTCCGCCACCCGTACCTGCCGGCCCTCTCCCACGCCGAGCAGAAGCGCGAGATCTGCGGCATGCAGGACGTCGTCGAGAAGCGCTACGGCACCCGCCCCGTCCTCTTCCGCCCGCCCTACGGCAACTACGACAAGGCCACCCTGCGCGCGGCCAAGAGCTGCGGCATCACCCACGTCCCGCTGTGGAACGAGGAGGTCTTCGCCGACCGCTGGGAGTACCGCGAGTGGGACCGGAAGATCCGCCCCGGCGACATCGTGCTGTCCCACTTCCGGGGCCGCGGCGACTGGAAGGGCACCATGCCGGACATGATCCGCCGCTTCCTCGACAAGGTCACGGCCGAGGGGTACGCCGTGGGCAGGCTGGAGGACTACCTGTGA
- a CDS encoding class I SAM-dependent methyltransferase translates to MNDLAPLLTPEGRALLDEVRDTDPARELAVATRLRREHPAELVSAALGQARLRQRAVAKFGAEDAGRMFFTPNGVEQSTRRGVAAYRAERLRAAGVRSVADLCCGIGGDAIALARAGIRVLAVDRDPQTAAAARANADALGLAGLIEVREADVTEVDTAGYDAVFVDPARRSSKRGRIFDPEAYSPPLSWAVQAALKAPRAAALKIAPGIPHEAVPAEAEAEWISDGGDVKEAVLWFGTAPGTIRATLLPGPHTLVSRGLPDPEVRPVGRYVYEPDGAVIRSHLVAEVAETLDGGLIDPTIAYITTDTLSPTPYATAYEITDRLPFNVKKLKALLRERQVGTLTVKKRGSAVEPEELRRKALPKPHGTAAVTVFLTRVAGAPTMLLGHPVR, encoded by the coding sequence GTGAACGACCTCGCCCCGCTCCTCACCCCCGAAGGCCGCGCCCTCCTCGACGAGGTGCGCGACACCGACCCGGCCCGCGAACTCGCCGTCGCGACCCGGCTGCGCCGCGAACACCCCGCCGAGCTGGTGTCGGCGGCGCTCGGCCAGGCCCGGCTGCGGCAGCGGGCGGTGGCGAAGTTCGGGGCGGAGGACGCGGGGCGGATGTTCTTCACGCCGAACGGGGTGGAGCAGTCGACCCGGCGCGGTGTCGCCGCGTACCGGGCCGAGCGGCTGCGGGCGGCGGGGGTGCGGTCGGTCGCCGACCTGTGCTGCGGGATCGGCGGGGACGCGATCGCCCTGGCCCGCGCCGGTATCCGCGTCCTGGCCGTCGACCGGGACCCGCAGACGGCCGCGGCCGCCCGTGCCAACGCCGACGCGCTGGGACTCGCCGGCCTCATCGAGGTGCGCGAGGCGGATGTGACGGAGGTGGACACCGCCGGGTACGACGCGGTGTTCGTGGACCCGGCCCGGCGCTCGTCGAAACGCGGCCGGATCTTCGACCCGGAGGCGTACTCGCCTCCCCTGTCCTGGGCCGTGCAGGCGGCACTGAAGGCCCCCCGGGCCGCCGCCCTGAAGATCGCCCCCGGCATCCCGCACGAGGCGGTTCCGGCCGAGGCCGAGGCGGAGTGGATCTCCGACGGCGGGGACGTGAAGGAGGCGGTCCTGTGGTTCGGCACCGCCCCGGGCACGATCCGCGCGACCCTGCTCCCGGGCCCGCACACCCTGGTCTCCCGGGGCCTCCCCGACCCCGAGGTCCGCCCGGTCGGACGCTACGTGTACGAACCCGACGGCGCCGTCATCCGCTCCCACCTGGTGGCCGAGGTCGCGGAAACCCTCGACGGCGGCCTGATCGACCCGACCATCGCCTACATCACCACGGACACCCTGAGCCCCACCCCGTACGCCACGGCCTACGAGATCACCGACCGGCTCCCCTTCAACGTCAAGAAACTGAAGGCACTGCTCCGGGAGCGGCAGGTCGGCACCCTGACGGTCAAGAAGCGCGGCTCGGCCGTCGAACCGGAGGAGCTGCGCCGCAAGGCCCTCCCGAAGCCGCACGGCACCGCGGCGGTCACGGTCTTCCTGACCCGGGTCGCCGGCGCACCGACGATGCTCCTGGGCCACCCGGTGCGCTGA
- a CDS encoding sigma-70 family RNA polymerase sigma factor encodes MTPQPTAGPDATAGTVETVFRMEFPRVVAAVARIVRDVGIAEELAQDALVAALEQWPRDGVPGNPGAWLMTTARRRAVDLVRRRETYARKLAEIGRDADLVTAPPEPPAGPDDIDDDLLRLVFTACHPALSAEARTALTLRLLGGLTTAEIARALLVPEATAAQRIVRAKRTLARQDVAFEVPYGPDREARLASVLDVIYLIFNEGYAATAGDDWLRPALCEDALRLARVLSGLMPKEPEAHGLTALLEFQASRTAARTGPDGEPVLLKDQNRARWNRMLIARGVAALARADAAASGPPGPYALQAAIAACHAHAYRYEETDWPRIAALYGLLAARAPSPVVELNRAVAVSMAEGPEAALPLVDALTTEPALRDYHLLPSVRGDLLARLGRTEEAREEFARAAELAGNAREREMLRGRAAEPGG; translated from the coding sequence GTGACACCACAGCCCACCGCCGGACCGGACGCCACGGCCGGGACCGTCGAGACCGTGTTCCGGATGGAGTTCCCACGGGTGGTCGCCGCGGTGGCCCGGATCGTCCGGGACGTCGGCATCGCCGAGGAACTCGCGCAGGACGCCCTGGTCGCGGCCCTGGAGCAGTGGCCGCGGGACGGGGTGCCCGGCAACCCGGGCGCCTGGCTCATGACCACCGCCCGCCGGCGCGCCGTCGACCTGGTCCGCCGCCGGGAGACCTACGCCCGCAAGCTCGCCGAGATCGGGCGGGACGCCGACCTGGTGACGGCCCCTCCGGAGCCGCCCGCCGGCCCGGACGACATCGACGACGACCTGCTGCGGCTCGTCTTCACCGCCTGCCACCCCGCCCTCTCCGCCGAGGCCCGCACCGCCCTCACCCTGCGGCTGCTCGGCGGCCTCACCACGGCCGAGATCGCCCGCGCCCTCCTGGTGCCGGAGGCGACGGCGGCGCAGCGGATCGTGCGCGCCAAACGCACCCTGGCCAGGCAGGACGTCGCCTTCGAGGTGCCGTACGGGCCCGACCGCGAGGCCCGGCTCGCATCGGTCCTCGACGTCATCTACCTGATCTTCAACGAGGGGTACGCGGCCACGGCCGGCGACGACTGGCTGCGCCCCGCGCTGTGCGAGGACGCGCTGCGGCTGGCCCGCGTGCTGTCCGGGCTGATGCCGAAGGAGCCCGAGGCGCACGGGCTGACCGCGCTGCTGGAGTTCCAGGCGTCCCGCACCGCCGCCCGCACCGGTCCCGACGGCGAGCCGGTGCTGCTGAAGGACCAGAACCGCGCCCGCTGGAACCGCATGCTCATCGCCCGCGGTGTCGCCGCCCTCGCCCGCGCCGACGCGGCCGCCTCCGGCCCCCCGGGCCCGTACGCCCTCCAGGCGGCCATCGCCGCCTGCCACGCGCACGCCTACCGCTACGAGGAGACGGACTGGCCGCGCATCGCCGCCCTCTACGGCCTGCTCGCCGCCCGCGCGCCGTCCCCGGTGGTCGAACTCAACCGCGCGGTCGCCGTCTCCATGGCGGAGGGACCGGAGGCGGCGCTGCCGCTCGTGGACGCCCTGACGACGGAGCCGGCGCTGCGCGACTACCACCTGCTGCCGTCCGTCCGCGGCGACCTCCTGGCCCGCCTCGGCCGGACGGAGGAGGCACGGGAGGAGTTCGCACGGGCGGCGGAGCTGGCGGGCAACGCGCGGGAGCGGGAGATGCTGCGGGGGCGGGCCGCGGAGCCGGGCGGCTGA
- a CDS encoding YciI family protein, with amino-acid sequence MPRYLSLIRIDENDSPEGGPSPELMRRMGELIEEMTKNGVLLDTAGLAPTAQGSRVHYEGGRLSVTDGPFTETKEVVGGYALLQAKDKAEAIEWTKRFLKVHEPHWTVTCEVREIEEG; translated from the coding sequence ATGCCCCGCTATCTCTCCCTCATCCGGATCGACGAGAACGACTCCCCCGAGGGCGGCCCCAGCCCCGAGCTGATGCGGCGCATGGGCGAGCTGATCGAGGAGATGACCAAGAACGGCGTCCTGCTGGACACCGCAGGGCTGGCCCCGACCGCCCAGGGCTCCCGGGTCCACTACGAGGGCGGCCGGCTGTCCGTGACGGACGGACCGTTCACCGAGACCAAGGAGGTCGTCGGCGGATACGCCCTCCTCCAGGCCAAGGACAAGGCCGAGGCGATCGAGTGGACGAAGCGGTTCCTGAAGGTGCACGAGCCGCACTGGACGGTGACCTGCGAGGTCCGGGAGATCGAGGAGGGCTGA
- a CDS encoding LCP family protein: MVTAHQGTSGDSAGGDAGGADIRAAARPGRRRRRALKAAGGVLAGLLLLGAGTAVWAYLRLDGNIRGVDIDQALGDDRPARGEVTPEPSPYGDPSPLPTGSLNLLVLGSDSRGGAENRELGGGEGGSARSDTAMVVHLDAGRTAATVVSVPRDTLVDRPSCPLEGGGSTRPVSGVMFNTAYEVGGPVCAVKTVETLTGVRMDHYVEIDFAGFARLVDALGGVTVTTRQDIDDDRSRLTLEAGTHHLDGTRALALARTRYGVGDGSDLGRITLQQDLVKTLVGRITELDLLTSPTVLYEVADAVTGGLTTDTGLDSLGELVTFARSLEGLTADRVTTVTMPVLPAPSDPDRVVPDEPEAGRLWASLR; the protein is encoded by the coding sequence ATGGTGACGGCACATCAGGGGACAAGCGGGGACAGCGCCGGAGGGGACGCCGGGGGCGCGGACATACGCGCGGCCGCACGGCCCGGCCGGCGGAGGAGACGGGCGCTCAAGGCCGCCGGGGGCGTACTGGCCGGGCTGCTGCTGCTCGGCGCGGGCACGGCAGTCTGGGCGTATCTGCGGCTGGACGGGAACATCCGCGGGGTCGACATCGACCAGGCGCTGGGCGACGACCGTCCCGCCAGGGGTGAGGTCACCCCGGAGCCGTCGCCGTACGGGGACCCCTCGCCGCTGCCGACCGGGTCGCTGAACCTGCTGGTGCTCGGCTCCGACTCGCGCGGCGGCGCGGAGAACCGGGAGCTGGGCGGCGGGGAGGGCGGCAGCGCGCGGTCCGACACCGCGATGGTCGTGCACCTCGACGCCGGGCGGACCGCCGCGACGGTGGTCAGCGTCCCCCGCGACACCCTCGTCGACCGGCCCTCCTGCCCGCTGGAGGGCGGGGGGTCGACACGGCCGGTGTCCGGGGTCATGTTCAACACCGCGTACGAGGTGGGCGGGCCGGTGTGCGCGGTGAAGACCGTCGAGACCCTCACCGGTGTCCGCATGGACCACTACGTCGAGATCGACTTCGCCGGGTTCGCCCGCCTGGTCGACGCGCTCGGCGGGGTCACCGTCACCACCCGCCAGGACATCGACGACGACCGCAGCCGCCTCACCCTGGAGGCCGGCACCCACCACCTCGACGGCACCCGGGCGCTCGCGCTCGCCCGCACCCGGTACGGCGTCGGCGACGGCAGCGACCTGGGCCGCATCACGCTCCAGCAGGACCTGGTGAAGACGCTGGTCGGGCGGATCACCGAGCTGGACCTGCTGACCAGCCCCACCGTGCTGTACGAGGTCGCCGACGCCGTCACCGGGGGCCTCACCACCGACACCGGTCTGGACTCGCTCGGCGAACTGGTCACGTTCGCCCGCAGCCTGGAAGGGCTGACCGCCGACCGCGTCACCACCGTGACCATGCCGGTGCTGCCCGCACCCTCCGACCCCGACCGGGTGGTGCCGGACGAGCCCGAGGCGGGACGGCTGTGGGCCTCGCTGCGGTGA
- a CDS encoding LacI family DNA-binding transcriptional regulator — protein sequence MTSPQPAETRTHGRSTQTATLAEIAREAGVSAPTVSKVLNGRADVAPGTRSRVEELLRTHGYRRRRAEASRSPLIDLVFHELESAWAMEVIRGVENVARDAGLSVVLSESAGRLTPGRTWADQVAARRPHGVILVLSGLDESGRALLTSRSIPFVVMDPAGDPGTDVPSIGATNWQGGLAATRHLVELGHTRIGAISGPSRMMCSRARVDGYRAALETAGLPVDPQLIVTGDFHHDAGYRQGLALLRREDRPTAVFAGNDLQALGLYEAARELGLRIPEDLSVVGFDDLPVARWVGPPLTTVRQPLTEMAEAAAKLVLDLGKGEDAPAATRVELATSLVVRSSTAAPAGRREPGRSHV from the coding sequence ATGACTTCCCCGCAGCCCGCTGAGACCCGGACCCACGGGCGCAGCACGCAGACCGCGACGCTCGCCGAGATCGCCCGCGAGGCGGGTGTCTCCGCGCCGACTGTTTCGAAGGTGCTCAACGGCCGCGCCGACGTCGCCCCCGGCACCCGTTCCCGGGTCGAGGAACTGCTGCGCACCCACGGGTACCGGCGCCGCCGAGCCGAGGCCAGCCGCTCGCCCCTCATCGACCTGGTCTTCCACGAGCTGGAGAGCGCCTGGGCCATGGAGGTCATCCGGGGCGTGGAGAACGTCGCCCGGGACGCCGGGCTGAGCGTGGTGCTGTCCGAGAGCGCGGGACGGCTCACGCCCGGCCGTACCTGGGCCGACCAGGTCGCCGCCCGCCGCCCGCACGGCGTGATCCTCGTGCTGTCCGGCCTCGACGAGTCCGGGCGCGCGCTGCTGACCAGCCGCTCCATCCCCTTCGTGGTGATGGACCCGGCCGGCGACCCCGGCACCGACGTGCCGTCCATCGGCGCGACCAACTGGCAGGGCGGGCTCGCCGCCACCCGGCACCTGGTCGAGCTGGGCCACACCCGGATCGGCGCGATCAGCGGGCCCTCGCGGATGATGTGCAGCCGGGCCCGCGTCGACGGGTACCGGGCCGCCCTGGAGACCGCCGGGCTGCCGGTCGACCCGCAGCTGATCGTCACCGGCGACTTCCACCACGACGCCGGCTACCGGCAGGGACTCGCCCTGCTGCGCCGCGAGGACCGGCCCACCGCGGTGTTCGCGGGCAACGACCTCCAGGCGCTCGGGCTGTACGAGGCCGCGCGCGAGCTGGGGCTGCGGATCCCGGAGGACCTGAGCGTGGTCGGGTTCGACGACCTGCCGGTGGCCCGCTGGGTGGGCCCGCCGCTGACGACCGTGCGGCAGCCGCTGACGGAGATGGCGGAGGCGGCGGCCAAGCTGGTGCTCGACCTGGGCAAGGGCGAGGACGCCCCCGCGGCGACCCGCGTGGAGCTGGCGACCAGCCTGGTGGTGCGGAGCAGCACGGCCGCGCCGGCGGGCCGGCGGGAGCCGGGCCGGTCTCACGTCTGA
- the tsaD gene encoding tRNA (adenosine(37)-N6)-threonylcarbamoyltransferase complex transferase subunit TsaD, giving the protein MADEPLVLGIETSCDETGVGIVRGTTLLADAVASSVDEHARFGGVVPEVASRAHLEAMVPTIERALKEAGVGARDLDGIAVTAGPGLAGALLVGVSAAKAYAYALGKPLYGVNHLASHICVDQLEHGPLPEPTMALLVSGGHSSLLLSADITSDVRPLGATIDDAAGEAFDKIARVLNLGFPGGPVIDRYAREGDPDAIAFPRGLTGPRDPAYDFSFSGLKTAVARWIEARRAAGEEVPVRDVSASFQEAVVDVLTRKAVRACKDEGVDHLMIGGGVAANSRLRALAEERCEAAGIRLRVPRPKLCTDNGAMVAALGAEMVARNRAASDWDLSADSSLPVTDPHVPGAAHSHDHVHETARENLYP; this is encoded by the coding sequence ATGGCTGACGAACCCCTGGTACTGGGGATCGAGACCTCCTGCGACGAGACCGGCGTCGGCATCGTCCGCGGCACCACCCTGCTCGCGGACGCCGTCGCCTCCAGCGTCGACGAACACGCCCGCTTCGGCGGCGTCGTCCCCGAGGTGGCGAGCCGCGCCCACCTCGAGGCGATGGTCCCCACCATCGAGCGGGCGCTGAAGGAGGCGGGGGTCGGCGCCCGCGACCTCGACGGCATCGCCGTCACGGCGGGACCCGGGCTGGCCGGCGCGCTGCTGGTCGGCGTCTCCGCCGCCAAGGCGTACGCCTACGCCCTCGGCAAGCCGCTCTACGGGGTCAACCACCTCGCCTCCCACATCTGCGTCGACCAGCTGGAGCACGGGCCGCTGCCCGAGCCGACGATGGCGCTGCTGGTCTCCGGCGGCCACTCCTCGCTGCTGCTGTCCGCCGACATCACCTCCGACGTGCGTCCCCTCGGCGCGACCATCGACGACGCGGCGGGCGAGGCCTTCGACAAGATCGCCCGGGTGCTGAACCTCGGCTTCCCCGGCGGCCCCGTCATCGACCGGTACGCCCGCGAGGGCGACCCGGACGCGATCGCGTTCCCGCGCGGCCTGACCGGCCCCCGCGACCCGGCGTACGACTTCTCCTTCTCCGGTCTGAAGACGGCCGTGGCCCGCTGGATCGAGGCCAGGCGGGCGGCGGGCGAGGAGGTGCCGGTGCGGGACGTGTCGGCGTCCTTCCAGGAGGCCGTCGTGGACGTGCTCACCCGCAAGGCCGTGCGGGCCTGCAAGGACGAGGGCGTCGACCACCTGATGATCGGCGGCGGCGTGGCCGCCAACTCCCGGCTGCGCGCGCTGGCCGAGGAGCGCTGCGAGGCGGCCGGCATCCGGCTGCGGGTGCCGCGCCCCAAGCTGTGCACGGACAACGGCGCGATGGTGGCCGCCCTCGGCGCGGAGATGGTCGCCCGCAACCGCGCGGCCTCCGACTGGGACCTCTCGGCGGACTCCTCCCTCCCGGTCACCGACCCGCACGTGCCGGGCGCCGCCCACTCCCACGACCACGTCCACGAGACCGCCCGGGAGAACCTCTACCCATGA
- the rimI gene encoding ribosomal protein S18-alanine N-acetyltransferase, which translates to MTGTETVVLREMRWWDIDPVLELERDLFPEDAWSRGMFWSELAHSRGPGATRRYVVAEEGDRIVGYAGLTTSGAEGDDGGAPAADIQTIAVTRDHWGTGLGSRLLTELLRAATAFECAEVMLECRVDNVRAQKLYERFGFEVIGVRRGYYQPGNVDALVMRLTGPSASVTPGHPVNGVQGTETHG; encoded by the coding sequence GTGACGGGAACCGAGACGGTCGTCCTGCGCGAGATGCGCTGGTGGGACATCGACCCCGTGCTGGAGCTGGAGCGCGACCTCTTCCCCGAGGACGCGTGGTCGCGCGGCATGTTCTGGTCCGAGCTGGCCCACTCCCGCGGGCCCGGCGCGACCCGGCGCTACGTCGTCGCCGAAGAAGGCGACCGGATCGTCGGCTACGCCGGCCTCACCACCTCCGGCGCGGAGGGCGACGACGGCGGCGCCCCGGCCGCCGACATCCAGACCATCGCGGTCACCCGCGACCACTGGGGCACCGGACTGGGCTCGCGGCTGCTGACCGAACTGCTGCGCGCGGCCACGGCGTTCGAGTGCGCCGAGGTGATGCTGGAGTGCCGCGTCGACAACGTCCGCGCCCAGAAGCTCTACGAGCGCTTCGGCTTCGAGGTCATCGGAGTCAGGCGCGGCTACTACCAGCCGGGCAACGTGGACGCGCTGGTCATGCGCTTGACCGGCCCGTCCGCCTCCGTGACCCCGGGCCACCCCGTCAACGGCGTACAAGGAACCGAGACCCATGGCTGA